One stretch of Longimicrobium sp. DNA includes these proteins:
- the murA gene encoding UDP-N-acetylglucosamine 1-carboxyvinyltransferase: protein MPKFVVQGGKRLKGSIRPAGNKNAALPMLAATLLTEEDVFLENVPRIRDVLTLLDLLEALGAETEWVGDNEVRVRAADVGHTQLDAEAAARIRASILLAGPMLARTGGMNLPPPGGDVIGRRRVDTHFLAFQKLGARFEHDAKSFRVKSDGLVGGDMFLDEPSVTGTENAVMAAALARGTTRIRNAAAEPHVQDLCHMLVGMGAPIEGIGTGTLHIQGAEKLRGGRFRITSDHIEVGSFIGLAAVTRSELTILDAAPEHLDSTLIGFERLGVTVEIRGQDLYIPGNQEMRVHADIGGHIPKVDDGPWPAFPADCTSIALVTATQCEGNILIHEKMFESRMFFADKLIAMGARLVLCDPHRVLVIGPSKLRGGLVESPDIRAGMALLIAALGAEGQSEIFNIGQIERGYERIDERLRALGADIQKMDSRT from the coding sequence TTGCCCAAGTTCGTAGTCCAGGGGGGGAAGCGCCTGAAAGGGTCGATTCGCCCGGCCGGGAACAAGAACGCGGCCCTGCCCATGCTGGCCGCCACGCTGCTGACCGAAGAGGACGTGTTCCTGGAGAACGTCCCGCGGATCCGCGACGTGCTGACGCTGCTGGACCTGCTGGAGGCGCTGGGCGCCGAGACCGAGTGGGTGGGCGACAACGAGGTGCGCGTGCGCGCCGCCGACGTGGGGCACACGCAGCTCGACGCCGAGGCCGCCGCGCGCATCCGCGCCTCGATCCTGCTGGCCGGGCCCATGCTGGCGCGCACCGGGGGGATGAACCTGCCCCCGCCGGGTGGCGACGTGATCGGCCGCCGCCGCGTGGACACGCACTTCCTGGCCTTCCAGAAGCTGGGCGCGCGCTTCGAGCACGACGCGAAGAGCTTCCGCGTGAAGAGCGACGGGCTGGTGGGCGGCGACATGTTCCTGGACGAGCCCAGCGTGACGGGAACCGAGAACGCGGTGATGGCCGCGGCGCTGGCGCGCGGCACCACGCGCATCCGCAACGCCGCCGCCGAGCCGCACGTCCAGGACCTGTGCCACATGCTGGTGGGGATGGGCGCGCCCATCGAGGGGATCGGCACCGGCACGCTGCACATCCAGGGCGCCGAGAAGCTGCGCGGCGGCCGCTTCCGCATCACCTCGGACCACATCGAGGTGGGCAGCTTCATCGGGCTGGCGGCGGTCACGCGCTCGGAGCTGACCATCCTGGACGCGGCGCCGGAGCACCTGGACAGCACGCTGATCGGCTTCGAGCGGCTGGGGGTGACGGTGGAGATCCGCGGGCAGGACCTGTACATCCCCGGCAACCAGGAAATGAGGGTCCACGCCGACATCGGCGGGCACATCCCCAAGGTCGACGACGGGCCGTGGCCGGCGTTTCCCGCGGACTGCACCTCCATCGCGCTGGTGACGGCCACCCAGTGCGAGGGGAACATCCTGATCCACGAGAAGATGTTCGAGTCGCGGATGTTCTTCGCCGACAAGCTCATCGCCATGGGCGCGCGGCTGGTGCTCTGCGATCCGCACCGGGTGCTGGTGATCGGCCCGAGCAAGCTGCGCGGCGGCCTGGTGGAGAGCCCCGACATCCGCGCGGGGATGGCGCTGCTGATCGCCGCGCTGGGCGCCGAGGGGCAGAGCGAGATCTTCAACATCGGCCAGATCGAGCGCGGCTACGAGCGCATCGACGAGCGCCTGCGCGCGCTGGGGGCCGACATCCAGAAGATGGATTCGCGGACCTGA
- a CDS encoding TonB-dependent receptor: MAALAALAISLLARPALAQGAGSVEGTVTAHAGGAPLAGVRIAVDGAAPVVTDGAGHFRIARVAAGSHTLVATRLGLAAATQPISIAEGQTARADLAMRDESTVLPSIVVSTTREVQRLGETPATVGVVSSAQLREQRPTHPSEVMSQVPGVWVSVTGGEGHTTSIRQPNTTNPVYLYLEDGVPTRSTGFFNHNALYEVNIPAADRIEVLKGPSSALYGSDAIGGVVNVETRAPGQHSGFEAYGEGGAYGWGRLLLGATGTRGHDGFRADVNVTRTSGWREGTDYTRQSGTLRWDRQLAGGASLKTVLAVSHIDQQTAGASTLLSADYAANPTLNYTPISFRRVSALRLSADYERPGRGTLLSIIPFFRDNSMDLLPNWSLTYDPTVYSTGHHSFGVLAKYRVDVDALRTRLIGGVDVDYSPGGRVEDLIQPTRNGQVFTTYEKVARVYDYDVTFRGVSPYLQAEAAATERLHFTGGVRLDRIGFRYDNHLDAVATGKYRRPADASVDYTHLSPKLGATYEAGRGLAVFASYTTGFRSPSEGQLFRQGQADNTVGLKPVEAVSWEGGARGEVLGRVGYQLSAYTMTMTDDILTLVNPDGTRETVNAGKTLHRGVEAGLGIRLPAGFRADVSWSRALHRYEEWSPRAGLDYAGKEMESAPRTIFDARLGYSLADARFSAEWQRIGGYWMDADNTHRYPGHALLNLHATVPVARQVELVGRMNNVLDRRYAEAAQYTAARGDEFAPGMPRSMYLGVQYRVGQR, encoded by the coding sequence GTGGCCGCACTCGCCGCGCTCGCCATCTCCCTGCTCGCCCGTCCCGCGCTCGCGCAGGGCGCCGGCTCCGTCGAGGGCACCGTGACCGCGCATGCGGGCGGCGCGCCGCTGGCCGGCGTGCGCATCGCCGTGGACGGCGCGGCGCCGGTCGTGACCGACGGGGCGGGGCACTTCCGCATCGCCCGCGTCGCCGCCGGGTCGCACACGCTGGTCGCCACCCGGCTGGGGCTGGCGGCCGCGACGCAGCCCATCTCCATCGCCGAGGGGCAGACCGCGCGCGCCGACCTGGCGATGCGCGACGAGAGCACCGTCCTCCCCTCCATCGTGGTCAGCACCACGCGCGAGGTCCAGCGGCTGGGCGAGACGCCGGCCACGGTGGGCGTCGTCTCTTCCGCGCAGCTTCGCGAGCAGCGCCCCACGCACCCGTCCGAGGTGATGAGCCAGGTTCCCGGCGTGTGGGTGAGCGTCACCGGCGGCGAGGGGCACACCACCTCCATCCGCCAGCCGAACACCACGAACCCCGTCTACCTCTACCTGGAAGACGGCGTCCCCACGCGCTCGACGGGCTTCTTCAACCACAACGCGCTGTACGAGGTGAACATTCCCGCGGCGGACCGCATCGAGGTGCTGAAGGGGCCGTCCAGCGCTCTCTACGGCAGCGACGCGATCGGCGGGGTGGTGAACGTGGAGACGCGCGCGCCGGGCCAGCACTCCGGCTTCGAGGCGTACGGCGAGGGCGGCGCGTACGGGTGGGGCCGGCTTCTGCTGGGCGCGACGGGAACGCGCGGCCACGACGGCTTCCGCGCCGACGTGAACGTCACGCGCACCAGCGGCTGGCGCGAGGGGACCGACTACACGCGGCAGAGCGGGACGCTGCGGTGGGACCGGCAGCTGGCCGGCGGCGCGTCGCTGAAGACGGTGCTGGCGGTGAGCCACATCGACCAGCAGACCGCGGGCGCGTCCACGCTGCTGTCGGCCGACTACGCGGCGAACCCCACGCTGAACTACACGCCGATCTCCTTCCGCCGCGTGAGCGCGCTGCGGCTGTCGGCAGACTACGAGCGGCCGGGGCGGGGGACGCTGCTGAGCATCATCCCCTTCTTCCGCGACAACTCGATGGACCTGCTCCCCAACTGGAGCCTGACGTACGACCCCACCGTGTACTCCACCGGCCACCACTCCTTCGGCGTGCTGGCCAAGTACCGTGTGGACGTCGACGCGCTGCGCACGCGGCTGATCGGCGGCGTGGACGTGGACTACAGCCCGGGCGGCCGGGTGGAGGACCTGATCCAGCCCACCCGCAACGGGCAGGTGTTCACCACCTACGAGAAGGTGGCGCGCGTCTACGACTACGACGTGACTTTCCGCGGCGTCAGTCCGTACCTGCAGGCCGAGGCGGCGGCCACCGAGCGGCTGCACTTCACCGGCGGCGTGCGGCTGGACCGGATCGGCTTCCGCTACGACAACCACCTCGACGCCGTCGCCACCGGCAAGTACCGCCGCCCGGCCGACGCCTCCGTCGACTACACGCATCTCTCCCCCAAGCTCGGGGCGACGTACGAAGCCGGCCGCGGCCTGGCCGTCTTCGCCAGCTACACCACGGGCTTCCGCTCGCCCAGCGAGGGGCAGCTCTTCCGGCAGGGGCAGGCCGACAACACGGTGGGCCTGAAGCCGGTCGAGGCGGTGAGCTGGGAGGGCGGCGCGCGCGGCGAGGTGCTGGGGCGCGTGGGCTACCAGCTGAGCGCGTACACGATGACGATGACCGACGACATCCTCACGCTCGTGAACCCCGACGGCACGCGCGAGACGGTGAACGCCGGAAAGACGCTGCACCGCGGCGTCGAGGCGGGGCTCGGCATCCGCCTTCCCGCCGGCTTCCGGGCGGACGTGAGCTGGAGCCGCGCGCTGCACCGCTACGAGGAGTGGTCGCCCCGCGCGGGGCTGGACTACGCGGGGAAGGAGATGGAGAGCGCGCCGCGCACCATCTTCGACGCGCGGCTGGGGTACTCGCTGGCGGACGCGCGCTTCTCGGCCGAGTGGCAGCGCATCGGCGGCTACTGGATGGACGCGGACAACACCCACCGCTACCCCGGGCACGCGCTGCTGAACCTGCACGCCACCGTACCCGTCGCGCGCCAGGTGGAGCTGGTGGGGCGGATGAACAACGTGCTGGACCGGCGCTATGCCGAGGCCGCGCAGTACACCGCCGCCCGCGGCGACGAGTTCGCGCCGGGGATGCCGCGGTCGATGTACCTGGGCGTGCAGTACCGCGTGGGCCAGCGCTGA
- a CDS encoding FRG domain-containing protein: MATKGFDDIEEIRVESLGQLLDLVTPDEHDPASGRIRDTSVYRGSGHAEWPLLTSLDRLGGTNPPHTKAHLEEHILRNFIRYSRPFLATQPANEWELLVAAQHHGVPTRLLDWSYSPLIAAHFATLAGPADTDKVVWRLNWRHVHEHFELPPFAFLVQDLDAMLHARGIRSLGELMGRPHVDDRARFICMLDPPALDDRIIAQAATFTICTDKTRSFEQTLRDEGLACALTRYLIPKERVNYLRDQLDLCALDERKLFPDLDGVAAQLRRYYSPSGEDAESSDPSLRRASVED; this comes from the coding sequence ATGGCGACGAAGGGATTCGACGATATCGAGGAGATCCGGGTCGAGAGCCTGGGGCAGCTGCTGGACCTGGTGACGCCCGACGAGCACGACCCGGCGAGCGGCCGGATCCGCGACACCTCGGTGTACCGCGGCTCCGGGCACGCCGAGTGGCCGCTGCTCACCAGCCTGGACCGGCTGGGCGGCACGAACCCGCCGCATACCAAGGCGCACCTGGAGGAGCACATCCTCCGCAACTTCATCCGCTATTCGCGCCCGTTCCTGGCCACGCAGCCGGCCAACGAGTGGGAGCTGCTGGTGGCCGCGCAGCACCACGGCGTGCCCACGCGGCTGCTGGACTGGAGCTACTCGCCGCTCATCGCCGCGCACTTCGCCACGCTGGCGGGGCCGGCGGACACCGACAAGGTGGTGTGGCGGCTGAACTGGCGGCACGTGCACGAGCACTTCGAGCTGCCGCCGTTCGCGTTCCTGGTGCAGGACCTGGACGCCATGCTGCACGCCCGCGGCATCCGCTCGCTCGGCGAGCTGATGGGGCGGCCGCACGTGGACGACCGGGCGCGGTTCATCTGCATGCTCGACCCGCCCGCGCTGGACGACCGCATCATCGCGCAGGCGGCCACCTTCACCATCTGCACCGACAAGACCCGCTCGTTCGAGCAGACGCTGCGCGACGAGGGGCTGGCCTGCGCCCTCACGCGCTACCTGATCCCGAAGGAGCGGGTGAACTACCTGCGCGACCAGCTGGACCTGTGCGCGCTGGACGAGCGCAAGCTCTTCCCCGACCTCGACGGCGTGGCCGCCCAGCTCCGCCGCTACTACTCCCCCTCCGGCGAAGACGCCGAATCCTCCGACCCCAGCCTCCGCCGCGCCTCGGTGGAGGATTGA
- the rimP gene encoding ribosome maturation factor RimP has translation MAEPLNGGLAADIERRVDELGFELVELEVAGHRARPILRVYIDRPDSVPGQPSVTLDDCTGVSRALEPMLDAREDLSDRYVLEVSSPGVERPLVRPRDWARFAGQPVSVRGRGTLAGKARRLDGELLGVKGGEGEETVGLRLAGGEEVEFPLAEVEKANLVFRWGAKQEQSRGSSKPD, from the coding sequence ATGGCGGAGCCACTGAACGGCGGCCTGGCCGCCGACATCGAGCGCAGGGTGGACGAGCTGGGCTTCGAGCTGGTGGAGCTGGAGGTGGCGGGGCACCGCGCCCGGCCCATCCTCCGCGTCTACATCGACCGGCCCGACTCGGTTCCCGGGCAGCCCTCGGTGACGTTGGACGACTGCACCGGCGTGTCGCGGGCGCTGGAGCCCATGCTCGACGCCCGCGAGGACCTGTCCGACCGCTACGTGCTGGAGGTCAGCTCGCCCGGCGTGGAGCGCCCGCTGGTGCGCCCGCGCGACTGGGCCCGCTTCGCCGGCCAGCCGGTGTCGGTGCGCGGCAGGGGCACGCTGGCGGGCAAGGCGCGGCGCCTGGACGGCGAGCTGCTGGGGGTGAAGGGCGGCGAAGGCGAGGAAACGGTGGGCCTCAGGCTGGCCGGCGGCGAGGAGGTGGAGTTCCCGCTGGCCGAGGTCGAGAAGGCCAACCTGGTGTTCCGGTGGGGCGCGAAGCAGGAGCAATCGCGCGGATCATCAAAACCCGATTGA
- a CDS encoding polyphenol oxidase family protein — protein MTEAVHAAARGVAETLRPGDIPLWIQPEWAERFPWLVQGTTGRGSGDEPFDLGLSGAQPVGKVLDRWRAMAAATGMATAVHSRQVHGAEIYVHAERGAPGISVMHGYDGHATERAGLLLSAGVADCVPVFVVDPQHRRIAMVHSGWRGTAQGIGERAIELLARLGSSSPTDLWLHCGPAICGACYEVGPEVHAAIHPHREPPPGRANIDVRAAIAERALAAGVRAERITVSTHCTRCGPPDFFSHRGGSAGRQMGVMGIREDG, from the coding sequence GTGACGGAGGCCGTGCACGCCGCCGCGCGCGGGGTCGCGGAGACGCTGCGCCCGGGTGACATCCCGCTCTGGATCCAGCCCGAGTGGGCGGAGCGCTTCCCCTGGCTGGTGCAGGGGACCACGGGGCGGGGGAGCGGCGACGAGCCGTTCGACCTGGGCCTCTCCGGCGCGCAGCCGGTGGGGAAGGTGCTGGACCGCTGGCGCGCGATGGCCGCCGCGACCGGGATGGCGACCGCCGTGCATTCGCGGCAGGTGCACGGCGCGGAGATCTACGTCCACGCCGAGCGTGGCGCGCCGGGGATCTCGGTGATGCACGGCTACGATGGGCACGCCACGGAGCGCGCCGGGCTGCTGCTGAGCGCCGGCGTGGCGGACTGCGTCCCCGTCTTCGTCGTCGATCCCCAGCATCGCCGCATCGCGATGGTGCACAGCGGCTGGCGCGGCACCGCGCAGGGGATCGGCGAGCGCGCGATCGAGCTGCTCGCGCGCCTCGGCTCATCATCCCCCACCGATTTGTGGCTGCACTGCGGCCCGGCGATCTGCGGCGCGTGCTACGAGGTGGGGCCGGAGGTGCACGCCGCCATTCACCCCCATCGCGAGCCGCCGCCGGGGCGCGCGAACATCGACGTGCGCGCGGCCATCGCGGAGCGCGCGCTGGCCGCGGGGGTGCGGGCGGAGCGGATCACCGTTTCCACGCACTGCACGCGCTGCGGGCCGCCGGACTTCTTCTCGCACCGCGGCGGCTCGGCGGGGCGGCAGATGGGGGTGATGGGGATCAGGGAAGACGGGTAG
- a CDS encoding sialidase family protein: MKKNRAMMGGVAALAAAVAAAAATTMARSGSALAPAATLAAANASNPTAAADARGARYVAWIATSGGASDVWLARADGDAFAAPVRVNDRLGDAAPHEQAPAQVAVAPDGGVYVVWQNNRAIPGRRFPASDLRFARSSDGGRTFAPAVTVNDDAAGPPSSHTFHNIVVGKDGTVWVAWLDSRVRDAERARRHPHPAPAAAKPQGDSTMGMHGHGGMAEDPTLPGSEIRVAKSTDGGKTFGPSMVVDGNVCPCCRTSLATAPDGSVYVAWRKVYAGDVRDVVVARLAPGASAFAAPVRVHADGWVFPGCPHAGPSVAVDARGRLHVAWYTGKEGRQGLWYASSADGGRTFGAAAALLTGAWVPPSQVALAADGDHLWAMWDDRREQEGRVTLARLDDGTPHVVAREPAGRSPALAAGPRGLLVAWHQGQSVRASSLR; this comes from the coding sequence ATGAAGAAGAATCGCGCGATGATGGGCGGAGTGGCGGCGCTCGCCGCCGCCGTGGCCGCCGCGGCCGCCACGACGATGGCCCGCTCCGGCTCCGCGCTGGCCCCCGCGGCCACGCTCGCGGCGGCGAACGCGTCGAACCCCACCGCCGCGGCGGACGCGCGCGGCGCCCGCTACGTCGCCTGGATCGCGACGTCGGGAGGCGCGTCCGACGTCTGGCTCGCCCGCGCGGACGGCGATGCGTTCGCCGCGCCCGTGCGCGTGAACGACCGCCTGGGCGACGCGGCGCCGCACGAGCAGGCGCCGGCGCAGGTGGCCGTGGCGCCGGACGGCGGCGTCTATGTGGTCTGGCAAAACAACCGCGCCATCCCCGGCCGCCGCTTCCCCGCGAGCGACCTGCGCTTCGCCCGCTCCTCGGACGGCGGCCGCACCTTCGCGCCCGCGGTGACGGTGAACGACGATGCGGCCGGCCCGCCGTCGTCCCACACCTTCCACAACATCGTCGTCGGGAAGGACGGCACGGTGTGGGTCGCGTGGCTGGACTCGCGCGTCCGCGACGCCGAGCGCGCCCGCCGCCACCCGCATCCCGCGCCCGCCGCCGCGAAGCCGCAGGGCGATTCGACGATGGGGATGCACGGCCACGGCGGCATGGCCGAGGACCCCACGCTCCCCGGCTCCGAGATCCGCGTGGCGAAGTCCACGGACGGCGGGAAGACGTTCGGGCCGAGCATGGTGGTGGACGGCAACGTCTGCCCCTGCTGCCGGACCTCGCTCGCCACCGCGCCGGACGGCTCCGTCTACGTGGCCTGGCGCAAGGTGTACGCGGGCGACGTGCGCGACGTGGTGGTCGCCCGCCTTGCCCCCGGCGCGTCGGCCTTCGCGGCGCCGGTGCGGGTGCACGCGGACGGCTGGGTGTTCCCCGGCTGCCCGCACGCCGGCCCGTCCGTCGCCGTGGACGCGCGCGGCCGTCTGCATGTGGCCTGGTACACGGGGAAGGAGGGCCGGCAGGGGCTGTGGTACGCCTCGTCGGCGGACGGCGGCCGCACCTTCGGCGCCGCCGCCGCGCTGCTCACCGGCGCGTGGGTCCCCCCCTCGCAGGTCGCGCTCGCCGCGGATGGCGATCACCTCTGGGCGATGTGGGACGACCGCCGCGAGCAGGAGGGCCGCGTCACCCTCGCCCGCCTGGACGATGGCACGCCGCACGTGGTCGCGCGCGAGCCTGCCGGCCGCTCCCCCGCGCTGGCGGCGGGGCCGCGCGGCCTGCTCGTCGCCTGGCACCAGGGCCAGTCCGTCCGCGCCAGTAGCTTGCGGTGA
- the nusA gene encoding transcription termination factor NusA produces the protein MNNATQILAAFREMTANKAISRDELHDLIKDGILAALAKRYGPNVEAEIEIDEATGGINITVLREVVAEVEDPSRQISLEEARWDDPDFEVGDIMEVPVEFAQFGRNAVMAAKQRILQRVREGERQKIRDEYEHRVGELLSGEVQQVERGKLVVLLNRAREADAIVPWKEQNPRERFRQGETIRAVLKKVEETPKGPRLILSRADPLFVAALFKLEVPEIQQGIVDIRAVSREVGGRTKLAVSSRDESIDPVGACVGLKGSRVRAVVQELGGERIDIVPWHPDPEVFAKRALAPAKVAKVISDYDARTMTAIVDEDQLSLAIGRNGQNVRLASQLIGWQLDLYGSREWLEHGAERALFGGSGDAEESADFPVSELDLPPATLAALQAAGYNTFYDIIDLEREDLMRIPAIGQAEAERIAQLIEEMTVEEEEAEPQPVPEGGGEAVEGGVEEGDAGAEGLTPGGAA, from the coding sequence ATGAACAACGCGACGCAGATCCTGGCGGCGTTCCGCGAGATGACCGCCAACAAGGCCATCTCCCGCGACGAGCTGCACGATCTGATCAAGGACGGCATCCTGGCCGCGCTGGCCAAGCGCTACGGCCCCAACGTGGAAGCCGAGATCGAGATCGACGAGGCCACCGGCGGCATCAACATCACCGTGCTGCGCGAGGTGGTGGCCGAGGTCGAGGACCCGTCGCGGCAGATCTCGCTGGAAGAGGCGCGCTGGGACGACCCGGACTTCGAGGTCGGCGACATCATGGAGGTGCCGGTCGAGTTCGCGCAGTTCGGGCGCAACGCGGTGATGGCCGCCAAGCAGCGCATTTTGCAGCGCGTGCGCGAGGGCGAGCGCCAGAAGATCCGCGACGAGTACGAGCACCGCGTGGGCGAGCTCCTGTCGGGCGAGGTGCAGCAGGTGGAGCGGGGCAAGCTGGTCGTCCTCCTCAACCGCGCCCGCGAGGCCGACGCCATCGTGCCGTGGAAGGAGCAGAACCCGCGCGAGCGCTTCCGCCAGGGCGAGACCATCCGCGCCGTGCTGAAGAAGGTGGAGGAGACGCCCAAGGGCCCGCGCCTCATCCTTTCGCGCGCCGACCCGCTCTTCGTGGCCGCGCTCTTCAAGCTCGAGGTTCCCGAGATCCAGCAGGGGATCGTGGACATCCGCGCCGTTTCCCGCGAGGTGGGCGGTCGGACCAAGCTGGCGGTCAGCAGCCGCGACGAGTCGATCGACCCCGTGGGCGCCTGCGTGGGCCTCAAGGGCTCGCGCGTCCGCGCGGTGGTGCAGGAGCTGGGCGGCGAGCGCATCGACATCGTGCCCTGGCACCCGGACCCCGAGGTGTTCGCCAAGCGCGCGCTGGCCCCGGCCAAGGTGGCCAAGGTGATCAGCGACTACGACGCGCGCACCATGACGGCCATCGTGGACGAGGACCAGCTGTCGCTGGCCATCGGCCGCAACGGGCAGAACGTGCGCCTGGCCAGCCAGCTCATCGGCTGGCAGCTGGACCTGTACGGCTCGCGCGAGTGGCTGGAGCACGGCGCCGAACGCGCGCTGTTCGGCGGCAGCGGCGACGCCGAGGAGTCGGCCGACTTCCCCGTGAGCGAGCTGGACCTGCCCCCGGCCACGCTGGCGGCGCTGCAGGCGGCAGGCTACAACACCTTCTACGACATCATCGACCTGGAGCGCGAGGACCTGATGCGCATCCCGGCGATCGGCCAGGCCGAGGCGGAGCGCATCGCCCAGCTGATCGAGGAGATGACGGTGGAAGAGGAAGAGGCGGAGCCGCAGCCCGTACCCGAGGGTGGCGGCGAGGCGGTGGAAGGCGGTGTGGAAGAGGGAGATGCGGGCGCGGAGGGGTTGACACCCGGCGGCGCGGCCTAG
- a CDS encoding L7Ae/L30e/S12e/Gadd45 family ribosomal protein, translating to MEPAGAPTPERALLDLLGLAARARAFVHGTDATRHGVRDGEVAGVLLATDTSPTQSKKLVPLLQARGVPYAACLTRAQIGAAAGLGAISALGFTDRNFARRALELAAALDNPRDPV from the coding sequence ATGGAGCCCGCCGGAGCCCCCACGCCGGAGCGCGCGCTGCTGGACCTGCTGGGTCTGGCGGCCCGCGCGCGGGCGTTCGTGCACGGCACCGACGCCACCCGGCACGGGGTCCGCGACGGCGAGGTCGCGGGCGTCCTCCTCGCCACGGACACATCTCCCACCCAGAGCAAGAAGCTGGTCCCGCTTCTCCAGGCGCGCGGCGTTCCGTACGCCGCCTGCCTGACCCGCGCCCAGATCGGCGCGGCGGCGGGGCTGGGCGCCATCTCGGCGCTGGGCTTCACGGACAGGAATTTCGCGCGGCGGGCCCTGGAGCTCGCCGCCGCGCTGGACAACCCGCGGGATCCGGTTTGA
- a CDS encoding nitrilase-related carbon-nitrogen hydrolase yields the protein MDGFRAERLRLRIEQFAPALGDAEANLARIARAQADAAAEGVDLVVTPELSVTGYDVRDRVHALAVPEGDVPYPGLADGPDVIVGGIERDAAFVPFNAALHLRGGRVLHRHRKVYLPTYGMFDEGRWFGRGDRARAYDAGGGWRMGVLVCEDLWHPALMYLLAADGAHLVVVQAAAAGRGSWAGGEGGGRFASWPAWEHLARAAAVAYGIYVVVANRVGTEGPCVYAGGSMVAGPGGDILARGDDLAEDRVTADLSLDAVARARRPYAHARDDDPRLVHAELARIIGERG from the coding sequence ATGGACGGCTTCCGGGCGGAGCGGCTGCGGCTGCGGATCGAGCAGTTCGCGCCAGCGCTGGGGGATGCGGAGGCGAACCTCGCGCGCATCGCCCGCGCGCAGGCGGACGCGGCGGCGGAGGGCGTCGACCTCGTCGTCACCCCCGAGCTTTCGGTGACTGGATACGACGTGCGCGACCGGGTGCACGCGCTCGCCGTCCCCGAGGGCGACGTGCCGTATCCCGGTCTCGCCGACGGGCCGGACGTGATCGTCGGCGGGATCGAGCGCGACGCGGCGTTCGTGCCCTTCAACGCGGCCCTGCACCTGCGCGGCGGGCGCGTGCTCCATCGCCACCGCAAGGTGTATCTCCCCACGTACGGGATGTTCGACGAGGGGCGATGGTTCGGCCGCGGCGACCGCGCGCGGGCCTACGACGCGGGCGGCGGATGGCGCATGGGTGTGCTGGTCTGCGAGGACCTGTGGCACCCCGCGCTGATGTACCTCCTCGCGGCGGACGGCGCGCACCTCGTCGTCGTGCAGGCCGCTGCGGCCGGGCGCGGAAGCTGGGCCGGCGGCGAGGGCGGCGGGCGGTTCGCGAGCTGGCCCGCGTGGGAGCACCTGGCGCGCGCCGCGGCGGTCGCGTACGGCATCTACGTGGTCGTCGCCAACCGCGTGGGGACGGAGGGCCCGTGCGTCTACGCCGGCGGCTCGATGGTCGCCGGCCCCGGCGGCGACATCCTGGCGCGCGGCGACGACCTGGCCGAGGACCGCGTCACGGCCGACCTCTCGCTCGACGCGGTCGCCCGCGCGCGGCGGCCGTACGCCCACGCCCGCGACGACGACCCGCGCCTCGTCCACGCGGAGCTGGCGCGCATCATCGGGGAGCGGGGATGA
- a CDS encoding BrnT family toxin — protein MPLTFEWDPEKAQENLAKHGVSFEEATSVFGDPLSRVIDDPDHSTYEIRLLLFGRSNAGRLLTVCFTETADAMQIITARKLTRREAREYENSL, from the coding sequence ATGCCATTGACATTCGAATGGGATCCGGAGAAGGCCCAGGAGAACCTTGCGAAGCACGGCGTCTCTTTCGAGGAGGCCACGAGTGTATTTGGCGATCCTCTCTCTCGGGTTATCGACGACCCGGACCACTCGACGTACGAGATCCGGCTTCTGCTGTTCGGGCGTTCCAATGCCGGCCGGCTGCTCACGGTGTGCTTTACGGAAACCGCCGACGCGATGCAGATCATCACCGCACGCAAACTGACTCGGCGGGAAGCACGGGAGTACGAAAACAGTCTCTGA